The Desulfovibrio fairfieldensis sequence GGGCTGAACCCGGAAAAATCCTTGCTGAAGAACAGCCAAAGGGAGCGAATACGACAGAACGTATGCCGGGCGGATTTTTAGAGCAGCTCACGCATGAAATGCTCCAAAAATCCGCCCGGTCACGGCATGGCCCTTTTTCATTGTTCCGCTTTGCGTTACCATCAGGACAACGCTTTTGTATCAAGGAAAATCATGTATCCCCTACTCTTGGAAACCGATCAAATCCATTGCTATGACACTGCCGGAAAACGCATAGACTGTATGGGCTCCGGCCCGGGTTCCGAACAAGACGCCGCGCGGTCCAAACATCTCCCGCCCGCCGCCGGCCGCTTTCAGATTCAGGGCGATCTGGTGCGGGACAGCTTGAGCGGCGCGCTCTGGGCCCGCAACGCCAATCTCGCCGACTTTCCGCTCAACTGGGAGGAAGCCCACGCGCTGGCGGCGGATATGGCCGCCCATAAAGCCCATGGCTGCGCCGACTGGCAGTTGCCGCCCCGGCGGCTGCTCTTTTCCCTGCTCAGCCATCAATATATCAATCCGGCCCTGCCCGAGGGGCATCCCTTTACCAACGTCTTTTCCGGCTACTACTGGACCGCCGATACCTGCCACCGCCTGCCGGAACAGGCCTGGCACATTCATCTGGGCGGCGGCCGGGTGACCCGCGTCCGCAAGGACGAAGCCGCCCTGGTCTGGCCGGTCTGCCTGCCGAAAACAGAAGATGCCGCGCCTCTCTTTTCGCCCGGGGAGCGTTTTGCACTGGATGGCGACTCGGTGCGGGATCAACTTACAGGTTTGATCTGGAGCCGGAATGCCGATCCTCTGGGCCGCCCCCTGCCTTGGGAAGAAGCCCTGGCCGCCGTGGACGGACTCAACCGCGCGGCTCAGGACAGGGCCACGGACTGGCGCATGCCTAATATCAGGGAACTGGAAAGTCTGGTGGACCTTCAGGCCGACTCCCCGGCCCTGCCCGAAGGGCATCCTTTTACAAACGTGCGCGACGTGTACTGGTCGTCCACCACCAGCGTCTATGAAGCCCGTTACGCCTGGGCGCTTTACAGCCGCGACGGCATGGTGGGCGTGGGTTTCAAGCCTGACACCGGTTTTCATCTCTGGCCGGTGCACGGCAAGGGAAAAGAGGTTTCCCGGCGGCTTTGAGAGCCTGCTTGTAAAAATTTTCCGCTGCTTCATGGCGGCTACGCCGCCGCAACACCCTACGGGTTCTGTGTATCTAATTTTCAGACACCAGCCCCCTCCTCACCCAGATGCACACTGAGGCGATAAATGTCCGGGCGCAGGAAATGGGTGGTGTATTCCAGGGGATTGCCCGACGCGTCCCTGGTGATGCGTTCCAGCACCAGCAGGGACGTACTGGGGGAAACTTCCAGCAGGTCGCTGATATTTTTGGGCGGCTGCTCGCAACTGACCAGAAATTCCGAGCCCATCGGCTCCTGCGCGAATTTTTCCCGCAGCATCCTGTACACCGGCGTGGACTCCATGTCCGCCGAACTGATGTGGTTGCCGATGGTGTACGGCAGGCAGACCCGCGCCACGGCGTGCGGAATGCCCCGCGAGACGTAGAGGCGGTCGAAACGCAGGACGGGCCGGGGCCAGTCGCGCAACTTTTCCGGCAGGGGCACCTCCCTGCCCAGCCAGCCGAAGTCGATCATCTGCGTCCGCACATCCTCTCCGTTGCGGCGGAAGGTGTCCATAAAGGCGGAAACGCGGTCAATGGAGTGAATGATGCACGGCACGGCACGCGCGATAAACGTCCCCTTGCCGGGGCTGCGCACCAGCAGCCCCTCTTCCACCAGGCGCTGCAAGGCCTTGCGGATAGTGGAACGTCCCACCTGGAAAAAACGGGTCAGCTCGGCCTCGGTGGGGACGCGCTCCCCTGGGCGCATGCCCATGAAATGGGAGCGCAACCGGTCCGCGGCCTGCTCATACAGGGACCGGACGCTTTCGCGTTCCAGACTTTCCATGGCGGGAAGCTTGCTGCATGACATATCTATCACCTATCATCTGCATACAATAAGGAACATTTATTCCCTGATACCCGCGCCGTGCGGCCCTGTCAAGCCCGGCAAAAAATATTTTGCGTTCACCGGATGCCGCCTCAGCAGCGTGCCAGGGGCAATTCCTTCCAGTCTGTGGTCAAACGGGGAGAACAGTGCTCCCGGCGCATATGCCAGGGGGCCTCGCCCAGGCCCTGCGCTCCGAAGGCCACGGCATCCCTGCCGAAACGCCGGTTGATGGCGTCCAGGGATGCCATCAGGCGTTCCCGCCGTTGTCGGCGCTCCGCGTTTTCCGGCACCAGCAGGCTGCCCTGAAGGCGGTCTTCGGCCTCCAGGTCAAAGAGCATGACCCCGGCCTTGGCGTAGCCGAAGCCGGGGCGGTAGATGCGCTCCAAGCCACTCATGGCGGCGTTGATCAGGCTCAGGCTGTCCGCCGTGGGCGCGGGAAAGCGCAGCTGGACCGTTTGATCGTAAAACCGCGCGTTTTCATGGCGGGAAGTGCGGATATGCACGGCCATGCCCCCGGCCACAAGGCCCTCCCGACGCAGGCGCGCCCCGGCGCGCGCGGCAAAGCAGGACAAAGCCTGGGCCAGCATGGCGCGTTCACGGACTTTGTTCGCAAAGGAGCGCGAGGACATCAGGGCCTTGCGGGGCGCGGGCGCATTGCCCTCCCCGATGCAGGGCAGACCGCGCAGTTCCAGGGCCGTGCGCCAGCCCGCCACGGTGAGCCGCTTGCGCAGCCAGAGATCTCCGGCCCGTTTCAGATCCAGGGCCGTGCGCACGCCCTCGGCCCGAAGCCGCTTGGCCTGTCCGCGCCCCACGCCCCAGACCTCATCCACAGGCGTCCCGGCCAGCACGGCGTCGATGTCCGCCTCCGGCCTGGCCAGGGAAAAAACACCGTCATAGGCGGTCCTGTTTTTGGCGACATGGTTGGCCACCTTGGCCAGGGTGCGCGTTTCCGCCAGGCCGATGGACACGCTGATGCCGGTCCAGCGCAAAATGGTCGCCCGCAGGGCGCGGCTGAATTGGGGCAGATTGGCCCGCAGGGGCGCATCCAGACGAAGAAAGGCCTCGTCAATGGAATACGGCTCCACCACCGGACAGTGCTGCTCCAGAATGGCGAGAATACGCGTGGAAATATCCCCGTACAGGGCGTAGTTGGAGGAAAAAACCGCCACGTCCAGTTCCTTGAGCAGCGGGCGGATCTTGAATTCCGGCGCGCCCATGGGAATGCCCAGGGCCTTGGCCTCAGCGGAACGGGAGACGATGCAGCCGTCGTTGTTGGAAAGCACCACCACCGGCCGGTCGGCCAGATCCGGCCGGAACAGCTTCTCGCAGGAGGCGTAGAAGTTGTTGCAGTCCACTAAGGCCCAGAGCGGTTTTTTACAATTTATGGATGACATGGGTCACCACGCCCCAAATGTGCACATATTCTCGTTCCGTGATGTCGATGGGTGAAAAGCACGGATTTTCGGGGGCCAACAGTACCCGCCCGGCGCGCCGCAGCAGGCGTTTGACGGTCAGCTCGCCGTCCAGGGCGGCAATGACCACCCGCCTGTGCCCGGCCTCCACCGAGCGATCCACAATAAGCAGATCCCCGTCGTGGATGCCCGCGCCCAGCATGGAATCACCGTGCGCGCGCAGAAAAAAGGTAGCCGCCTCATTACGTACCAGATATTCATGCAGGTCGAGCCTGCTGTCCAGATCGTCCTCGGCCGGAGAGGGAAAACCCGCCTCCACGGGCGAAAGATACAGCGGCAGGCCCTCGCGCCCGCCTGGGCGCACCGGGGCCGACGCGCCCAGCAGTTCAAGAGAGGGAGAAAAGAGCGGCGTATCCATGCCCTCTTGATAGCGGCAGAAGCCCATGCTGGCAACTGCCCGGCCGGGCCGCAGCGACCTTCAGCATCGGCCCGCGCCGCATTGACGGGCGTATCCCCGGCATTGTAGGTCTGAATCAGGGCGAATCCGCTTTGATGCCATATCGTTTCAGAGCATCGCTTCAAACCAGACGAGACGTTGCGGACGGCGAACCGCCCGCAACCGGAGGATATATGAGTTTCACGTCCCGGTTCAAGGAAAATGCCGCCACGGTGGGCAACGGCCTGCTCTTCGCCGTGGCC is a genomic window containing:
- a CDS encoding LexA family protein — its product is MGFCRYQEGMDTPLFSPSLELLGASAPVRPGGREGLPLYLSPVEAGFPSPAEDDLDSRLDLHEYLVRNEAATFFLRAHGDSMLGAGIHDGDLLIVDRSVEAGHRRVVIAALDGELTVKRLLRRAGRVLLAPENPCFSPIDITEREYVHIWGVVTHVIHKL
- a CDS encoding DUF1566 domain-containing protein, whose amino-acid sequence is MGSGPGSEQDAARSKHLPPAAGRFQIQGDLVRDSLSGALWARNANLADFPLNWEEAHALAADMAAHKAHGCADWQLPPRRLLFSLLSHQYINPALPEGHPFTNVFSGYYWTADTCHRLPEQAWHIHLGGGRVTRVRKDEAALVWPVCLPKTEDAAPLFSPGERFALDGDSVRDQLTGLIWSRNADPLGRPLPWEEALAAVDGLNRAAQDRATDWRMPNIRELESLVDLQADSPALPEGHPFTNVRDVYWSSTTSVYEARYAWALYSRDGMVGVGFKPDTGFHLWPVHGKGKEVSRRL
- a CDS encoding Y-family DNA polymerase, which produces MSSINCKKPLWALVDCNNFYASCEKLFRPDLADRPVVVLSNNDGCIVSRSAEAKALGIPMGAPEFKIRPLLKELDVAVFSSNYALYGDISTRILAILEQHCPVVEPYSIDEAFLRLDAPLRANLPQFSRALRATILRWTGISVSIGLAETRTLAKVANHVAKNRTAYDGVFSLARPEADIDAVLAGTPVDEVWGVGRGQAKRLRAEGVRTALDLKRAGDLWLRKRLTVAGWRTALELRGLPCIGEGNAPAPRKALMSSRSFANKVRERAMLAQALSCFAARAGARLRREGLVAGGMAVHIRTSRHENARFYDQTVQLRFPAPTADSLSLINAAMSGLERIYRPGFGYAKAGVMLFDLEAEDRLQGSLLVPENAERRQRRERLMASLDAINRRFGRDAVAFGAQGLGEAPWHMRREHCSPRLTTDWKELPLARC
- a CDS encoding GntR family transcriptional regulator; amino-acid sequence: MSCSKLPAMESLERESVRSLYEQAADRLRSHFMGMRPGERVPTEAELTRFFQVGRSTIRKALQRLVEEGLLVRSPGKGTFIARAVPCIIHSIDRVSAFMDTFRRNGEDVRTQMIDFGWLGREVPLPEKLRDWPRPVLRFDRLYVSRGIPHAVARVCLPYTIGNHISSADMESTPVYRMLREKFAQEPMGSEFLVSCEQPPKNISDLLEVSPSTSLLVLERITRDASGNPLEYTTHFLRPDIYRLSVHLGEEGAGV